One genomic region from Neisseria weaveri encodes:
- the gltA gene encoding citrate synthase, whose protein sequence is MSKTVKLHAEGQEVLELPVLEGTLGNDVVDIRAFTKGTGMFTFDPGFVSTASCESKITFIDGDKGQLYYRGYPIEQLAESSDYLETCYLLIYGELPTAQQKAEFEHTVSRHTMLHEQLTWFFRGFRRDAHPMAMMVGVVGALAAFYQDSLDISNADHRRIAEYRLISKIPTIAAMCYRYSNGLPFNYPRNDLSYTANFMHMMFATPCEEYKPNPVLVRALDRIFILHADHEQNASTSTVRLAGSSGANPFACIAAGIASLWGPAHGGANEAVLKMLDEIGDVSNVASFMEGVKERKYRLMGFGHRVYRNMDPRASIMRETCYEVLKELGLENDPKFKLAMELEQIALNDSYFVERKLYPNVDFYSGIVLSALGIPVSMFTVIFALARTVGWISHWHEMIADPNQKIGRPRQLYTGSPRRDYVSVDKR, encoded by the coding sequence ATGTCTAAAACGGTTAAATTACATGCCGAAGGTCAAGAGGTTTTAGAGCTGCCAGTTTTGGAAGGTACTTTAGGTAATGATGTAGTAGATATCCGTGCTTTCACAAAAGGTACCGGTATGTTTACATTCGATCCGGGTTTTGTTTCTACTGCAAGCTGTGAATCTAAAATTACCTTTATTGATGGTGATAAAGGTCAACTTTATTATCGTGGCTATCCAATTGAGCAGCTTGCTGAAAGTAGCGACTATTTGGAAACATGCTATTTGTTGATTTACGGAGAGTTGCCGACTGCACAACAGAAAGCGGAGTTTGAGCACACAGTATCTCGTCATACTATGCTTCATGAACAATTAACCTGGTTCTTCCGCGGTTTCCGTCGTGATGCTCACCCTATGGCGATGATGGTTGGTGTTGTTGGTGCATTGGCTGCTTTCTATCAAGACAGTTTAGACATTTCAAATGCAGACCATCGCCGCATTGCTGAATATCGTTTGATTTCCAAGATTCCTACGATTGCAGCAATGTGTTATCGTTATTCTAATGGCTTGCCATTTAATTACCCACGTAATGATTTATCTTACACTGCAAACTTCATGCATATGATGTTTGCGACTCCTTGCGAAGAGTACAAGCCAAATCCTGTGTTAGTACGTGCTTTGGATCGTATTTTCATTTTGCATGCTGATCATGAGCAAAATGCGTCTACTTCTACTGTTCGTTTGGCAGGTTCTTCCGGTGCGAATCCGTTTGCATGTATTGCAGCAGGTATTGCCAGCCTGTGGGGGCCTGCACATGGTGGTGCTAACGAAGCTGTGTTGAAAATGTTGGATGAAATTGGTGATGTTTCCAATGTTGCATCTTTCATGGAGGGTGTTAAAGAACGTAAATACCGCTTGATGGGCTTTGGTCACCGCGTATACCGTAACATGGATCCGCGTGCAAGTATCATGCGTGAGACTTGCTATGAAGTATTGAAAGAGTTGGGGTTAGAAAATGATCCTAAATTCAAGTTGGCAATGGAGTTGGAACAAATTGCATTGAATGATTCATATTTCGTAGAACGTAAATTGTACCCGAATGTAGACTTCTATTCAGGTATCGTATTGTCTGCATTGGGTATTCCTGTTTCAATGTTTACAGTAATCTTTGCATTGGCACGTACTGTAGGTTGGATTTCACATTGGCATGAAATGATCGCAGATCCTAATCAGAAGATTGGTCGTCCTCGTCAACTGTATACAGGCTCTCCGCGTAGAGACTACGTTTCGGTTGATAAGCGATAA
- a CDS encoding FAD assembly factor SdhE yields MKTFDETAKRRIRFQTRRGLLELDILLGRFMEKEFHRLSDDELTIFVEILDLPDQEFLALVNQKEETDKLHFTPLLEKIRQA; encoded by the coding sequence ATGAAAACTTTTGACGAAACTGCTAAGCGCAGAATTCGTTTCCAAACCCGTCGTGGACTGCTCGAGTTGGACATCCTGCTCGGGCGGTTTATGGAAAAAGAGTTCCATCGTCTTAGTGATGATGAACTGACTATATTTGTGGAAATTTTGGATTTACCAGATCAAGAGTTTCTTGCCCTAGTTAATCAAAAAGAAGAAACAGATAAGCTTCATTTCACACCACTACTGGAAAAAATAAGACAAGCATAA
- a CDS encoding succinate dehydrogenase iron-sulfur subunit, with the protein MEKVRFQVYRYNPDVDAKPYMQDYELEIEPTDVKLLDALVKLKALDDSLSFRRSCREGICGSDGMNINGKNGLACLTDIRSLKQPIKLRPLPGLPVIRDLIVDMTQFFKQYHSIKPYVVNDTPADPDKERLQSQEDRKELDGLYECILCACCSTACPSFWWNPDKFVGPSGLLNAYRFIADSRDTITNERLDNLNDPYRLFRCHTIMNCVDVCPKHLNPTRAIGKIKEIMLKRAI; encoded by the coding sequence ATGGAAAAAGTACGTTTTCAAGTATATCGCTATAATCCCGATGTGGATGCAAAGCCGTATATGCAGGATTATGAGCTTGAAATTGAACCTACAGATGTAAAATTACTTGATGCTTTAGTTAAATTAAAAGCGTTGGATGATAGTCTATCTTTCCGTCGTTCATGCCGTGAGGGTATTTGCGGTTCAGATGGTATGAATATTAACGGTAAGAACGGATTGGCTTGTTTGACAGATATTCGTAGTTTGAAACAGCCAATTAAATTACGCCCTTTACCTGGCTTGCCGGTTATTCGAGATTTAATTGTCGATATGACACAATTCTTCAAACAATATCATTCCATTAAACCTTACGTGGTAAATGATACCCCGGCAGATCCTGATAAAGAGCGTTTACAAAGCCAAGAAGACAGAAAAGAATTGGATGGTCTGTATGAGTGTATTTTATGCGCTTGTTGTTCTACAGCTTGTCCGTCTTTCTGGTGGAACCCTGATAAGTTTGTTGGTCCATCTGGTTTGTTGAATGCTTATCGGTTTATTGCGGATAGTCGTGATACCATTACGAACGAGCGTTTGGATAATTTGAATGACCCGTATAGGTTGTTTCGCTGCCATACTATTATGAACTGCGTTGATGTATGTCCTAAACACTTGAATCCTACTAGAGCGATTGGTAAGATTAAAGAAATAATGTTAAAACGGGCTATTTGA
- the sdhA gene encoding succinate dehydrogenase flavoprotein subunit produces the protein MSFPVRRFDAVIVGGGGAGLRAALQLSKSGLNTAVLSKVFPTRSHTVAAQGGISASLGNVQEDHWTWHMYDTVKGSDWLGDQDAIEFMTRRAPEAVIELEHMGMPFDRVESGKIYQRPFGGHTAEHGKRAVERACAVADRTGHAMLHTLYQQNVRANTQFFVEWTALDLIRDDNGDVVGVTAMEMETGDVYIFHAKAVLFATGGAGRIYASSTNAFMNTGDGLGICARAGIPLEDMEFWQFHPTGVAGAGVLITEGVRGEGGILLNCNGERFMERYAPTVKDLASRDVVSRAMAMEIYEGRGCGKNKDHVLLKIDHIGAEKIMEKLPGIREISIQFAGIDPIKDPIPVVPTTHYMMGGIPTNYLGEVIVPEGDNPEVVVKGLYAAGECACASVHGANRLGTNSLLDLVVFGKSAGDSMIEYINQQNDWKPLPSNAGKLTEQRLERLNNQTGGENVDDLRRELQRTVQLHAGVFRTDAILKEGVDKVLALYERAKFTEIKDKSQVWNTARIEALELDNLMEVAKATLVSAEARKESRGAHASDDHPERDDENWMKHTLFYSADNRLTYKPVHTKPLTVDYIEPAKRVY, from the coding sequence ATGAGTTTTCCTGTTCGTCGTTTTGATGCAGTAATTGTTGGTGGTGGTGGTGCTGGCTTGAGAGCGGCTTTGCAATTGTCTAAGTCTGGTTTGAATACTGCTGTTTTATCTAAAGTATTTCCGACGCGTTCACATACTGTTGCTGCGCAAGGTGGTATTTCTGCTTCTTTGGGTAACGTACAGGAAGATCATTGGACTTGGCATATGTACGATACCGTAAAAGGTTCGGACTGGCTGGGTGATCAAGATGCAATTGAGTTTATGACTCGTCGTGCTCCTGAAGCTGTTATTGAATTAGAGCATATGGGTATGCCTTTTGACCGTGTAGAGAGTGGCAAAATTTATCAACGTCCTTTTGGTGGGCACACGGCAGAACATGGTAAACGTGCTGTAGAGCGTGCTTGTGCAGTAGCAGACCGTACCGGCCATGCTATGCTGCACACGCTGTATCAACAAAATGTGCGTGCTAACACGCAATTTTTTGTTGAGTGGACTGCATTGGATTTGATTCGTGATGACAACGGTGATGTTGTTGGCGTAACCGCTATGGAAATGGAAACCGGAGATGTTTACATTTTCCATGCTAAAGCAGTATTGTTTGCTACAGGCGGAGCTGGCCGTATTTATGCTTCATCAACCAATGCCTTCATGAATACAGGTGACGGCTTGGGTATTTGTGCACGTGCTGGTATTCCATTAGAAGATATGGAATTCTGGCAATTCCATCCTACTGGTGTGGCTGGTGCAGGTGTTTTGATTACAGAAGGTGTTCGCGGTGAGGGGGGTATTTTGCTCAACTGCAATGGTGAGCGTTTTATGGAACGATATGCTCCTACGGTAAAAGATTTGGCTTCTCGTGATGTTGTCTCGCGTGCTATGGCGATGGAAATTTACGAAGGCCGTGGCTGCGGTAAAAACAAAGACCATGTGTTGCTGAAAATCGATCATATCGGTGCAGAAAAAATTATGGAAAAATTGCCCGGTATTCGTGAAATTTCTATTCAATTTGCCGGCATTGACCCCATTAAAGACCCAATTCCTGTTGTTCCTACAACTCACTATATGATGGGTGGTATTCCTACCAATTATTTAGGTGAAGTCATTGTTCCAGAGGGTGATAATCCTGAAGTTGTAGTTAAAGGTCTCTATGCAGCAGGGGAATGTGCTTGCGCTTCTGTTCATGGTGCAAACCGCTTAGGCACCAACTCTTTATTGGATTTGGTAGTATTCGGTAAGTCTGCCGGCGATAGCATGATTGAATATATCAATCAGCAAAATGATTGGAAACCGTTGCCAAGCAATGCCGGTAAGCTGACAGAACAGCGTTTGGAACGTTTGAATAATCAAACTGGTGGTGAGAATGTTGATGACTTACGCCGTGAATTGCAGCGCACAGTTCAATTGCATGCAGGTGTATTCCGTACAGATGCTATTCTAAAAGAAGGTGTTGATAAGGTATTGGCTTTATATGAGCGTGCCAAATTTACAGAAATTAAAGATAAGAGCCAAGTATGGAATACTGCTCGTATTGAAGCGCTGGAGTTAGATAATTTAATGGAAGTAGCAAAAGCTACTTTGGTTTCAGCAGAGGCTCGTAAAGAATCTCGTGGAGCACATGCTTCGGATGACCATCCTGAGCGAGATGACGAGAATTGGATGAAACATACATTGTTCTATTCGGCTGATAATCGTTTGACTTACAAACCGGTTCATACAAAACCATTAACAGTAGATTATATCGAACCGGCGAAACGAGTTTACTAA
- the sdhD gene encoding succinate dehydrogenase, hydrophobic membrane anchor protein, producing MVDRKLAGAHYGLRDWAMQRATAVIMLVYTVAFILFLFALPGDYDSWQAFFAQTWVKVFTQVTFVALLLHAWVGIRDLWMDYIKPFGLRLFLQVATIVWLVGCLVYSVKVIWGLV from the coding sequence ATGGTAGATCGTAAATTGGCCGGTGCACATTACGGCTTGCGTGACTGGGCAATGCAGCGGGCAACAGCAGTAATCATGTTGGTTTATACTGTTGCTTTTATTTTGTTTTTGTTCGCTTTGCCGGGCGATTATGATTCATGGCAAGCATTTTTTGCTCAAACGTGGGTCAAAGTATTCACTCAGGTTACTTTTGTGGCGTTATTGCTTCACGCTTGGGTAGGTATCCGTGATTTGTGGATGGACTACATTAAGCCATTTGGTTTACGCCTGTTTTTACAAGTGGCCACAATCGTTTGGTTGGTTGGCTGCCTGGTTTATTCGGTTAAAGTAATTTGGGGGTTGGTATGA
- the sdhC gene encoding succinate dehydrogenase, cytochrome b556 subunit, which produces MQTKQRPVFLELPNIRLPIPGIVSILHRISGVLLFVSLPLLLCLLAGTLSREEAFETYRSIVSNPFVKLVLIGLLWAYLHHFCAGIRFLFLDAHKGLELQTARGTAKIVFVTALVLTVILGAWLW; this is translated from the coding sequence ATGCAGACGAAACAACGCCCAGTGTTTCTAGAACTCCCCAATATCAGATTGCCGATACCGGGGATTGTTTCTATTCTGCACCGCATCAGCGGGGTCCTTTTATTTGTGAGCCTGCCGTTGTTGTTGTGCCTGTTGGCCGGTACGTTAAGCCGTGAAGAGGCTTTTGAAACCTACCGTTCTATCGTGTCCAATCCGTTTGTCAAGCTGGTTTTAATCGGTTTGTTGTGGGCTTATTTGCATCATTTTTGTGCCGGTATCCGTTTCCTGTTTTTGGATGCGCATAAAGGCTTGGAGCTGCAAACAGCACGCGGTACCGCAAAAATCGTTTTTGTTACAGCTTTGGTATTGACTGTTATTTTAGGAGCATGGTTATGGTAG
- a CDS encoding malate dehydrogenase: MKSPVRVAVTGAAGQIGYALLFRIASGEMLGKDQPVILQLLDLPQAQNAVKGVMMELQDCAFPLLADMFTTDNPEEAFKDAEIAILVGSRPRSKGMERADLLQANAEIFTVQGAALNKVANRNVKVLVVGNPANTNAYIAMKSAPDLPAKNFTAMLRLDHNRALSQIAEKTGKKVADIEKLCVWGNHSPTMYADYRFATINGESVKDMINDQEWNANVFLPTVGKRGAAIIEARGLSSAASAANAAIDHIRDWVLGTNGKWVTMGIPSDGSYGIPEGTMFGFPVTCENGEYKLVEGLEIDEFSQERINVTLKELEEEKAGVAHLL, translated from the coding sequence ATGAAATCACCCGTTCGTGTTGCCGTTACCGGTGCTGCCGGCCAAATTGGTTATGCTTTATTATTCCGTATTGCCAGCGGTGAAATGCTGGGCAAAGACCAACCGGTTATTCTGCAACTTTTAGACTTGCCTCAAGCACAAAATGCGGTTAAAGGCGTAATGATGGAATTGCAAGACTGCGCATTCCCATTGTTGGCAGATATGTTTACTACCGACAACCCTGAAGAAGCGTTTAAAGACGCGGAAATCGCTATCTTGGTAGGCTCACGCCCACGCAGCAAAGGCATGGAACGCGCCGACTTACTGCAAGCAAACGCCGAAATCTTTACTGTTCAAGGTGCAGCTTTGAACAAAGTTGCAAACCGCAATGTAAAAGTATTGGTTGTAGGCAACCCGGCTAACACCAATGCTTATATCGCCATGAAGTCTGCCCCTGACCTGCCAGCGAAAAACTTTACTGCCATGCTGCGTCTCGACCACAACCGTGCGTTGAGCCAAATCGCTGAAAAAACAGGCAAAAAAGTTGCAGACATCGAAAAATTATGCGTATGGGGCAACCACTCTCCCACCATGTATGCCGATTACCGTTTTGCCACCATCAACGGCGAAAGCGTAAAAGACATGATCAACGATCAAGAGTGGAACGCCAATGTATTCCTGCCGACCGTAGGCAAACGCGGTGCTGCCATTATTGAAGCGCGCGGCCTGTCTTCTGCTGCTTCTGCCGCCAACGCCGCTATCGACCATATCCGCGACTGGGTGTTGGGCACCAACGGCAAATGGGTAACCATGGGTATTCCTTCCGACGGCTCTTACGGCATTCCCGAAGGCACTATGTTCGGTTTCCCGGTAACTTGCGAAAATGGCGAATACAAACTGGTTGAAGGTTTGGAAATTGACGAATTCAGCCAAGAGCGCATCAATGTTACTTTGAAAGAATTGGAAGAAGAAAAAGCCGGTGTAGCTCATCTGCTGTAA
- a CDS encoding FMN-binding glutamate synthase family protein: MSKDNPKPTNTRSANYGFLIMPRYGLLWIFGTLTVVCLLLKIWWLFVISLLLTLLGIHDITQRRHAILRNYPIGGHIRFLLENFRPEIRQYFLEDDQEQVPFSRQQRSLVYQRAKNLDSTTAFGSINDLNKTGSEWFLHSGNSHKIDNHDFRVRVGNERCLQPYDLSVFNISAMSFGALSAAAIEALNCGAKMGGFAHDTGEGSISPYHKKHGGDLIWELGTGYFGCRDEHGNFNPKTFAERASLEQVKMIEIKLSQGAKPGKGGVLPASKITEEIARTRDIPIGVDCISPASHPAFSTPRELVKFWQQLRELSGGKPVGFKLCIGMPWEFMAIVKAMIEEDNYPDFIVVDGAEGGTGAAPVEFMDSIGMPLVDALIFVQNTLVGAGIRDKIKVGVSGKLVSGFDIAKMMSLGADWCNSARGFMFAVGCIQSRSCHTNKCPTGVATQDPSRQKALDVPDKSQRVKNFHANTLKALADIVGSAGLDHPQQLKPHHIVRRQPDGWIKLLSEHYQFIQSGSLLSGNSERPILERMWNLADPDSFQAMGIADEIIKGEN; encoded by the coding sequence ATGTCCAAAGATAATCCTAAACCGACCAACACACGTTCTGCCAATTACGGCTTTTTGATTATGCCCCGCTACGGCTTACTGTGGATTTTCGGAACATTAACCGTTGTCTGCCTCTTGCTTAAAATCTGGTGGCTGTTTGTTATTTCCCTATTACTGACCCTATTAGGCATACACGACATTACCCAAAGACGCCATGCGATTCTGCGCAACTATCCCATCGGCGGACACATCCGTTTTCTGCTGGAAAACTTCCGCCCCGAAATCCGCCAGTATTTCTTGGAAGACGATCAGGAGCAGGTGCCGTTTTCGCGTCAACAGCGTTCGCTGGTTTATCAACGGGCAAAAAATCTCGACAGCACAACGGCTTTCGGCAGCATCAACGATTTGAACAAAACCGGCAGCGAGTGGTTTTTGCACTCGGGCAACAGCCACAAAATCGACAACCACGATTTCCGCGTGCGTGTCGGCAACGAGCGCTGTCTGCAACCTTACGACTTATCCGTATTCAACATTTCCGCCATGAGTTTCGGCGCACTTTCCGCCGCCGCCATCGAAGCGCTCAACTGCGGCGCGAAGATGGGCGGTTTTGCCCACGATACCGGCGAAGGCAGCATCAGCCCTTATCATAAAAAACACGGCGGCGACCTGATTTGGGAGCTGGGTACGGGCTATTTCGGCTGCCGCGACGAGCACGGCAATTTCAATCCTAAAACCTTCGCCGAACGCGCTTCGCTTGAGCAAGTAAAAATGATTGAAATCAAGCTGTCCCAAGGCGCGAAGCCAGGCAAAGGCGGCGTGTTGCCCGCATCTAAAATCACCGAAGAAATCGCACGCACGCGCGACATTCCCATCGGTGTGGATTGTATTTCTCCGGCCAGCCATCCCGCTTTTTCCACACCGCGCGAGTTGGTGAAATTCTGGCAGCAGCTGCGTGAATTGTCCGGCGGCAAGCCCGTAGGCTTCAAACTCTGCATCGGTATGCCGTGGGAGTTTATGGCGATTGTTAAAGCCATGATTGAAGAAGACAACTATCCCGACTTTATCGTGGTGGACGGCGCGGAAGGCGGCACCGGCGCGGCACCCGTTGAGTTTATGGACTCCATCGGTATGCCTTTGGTTGATGCCTTGATTTTCGTGCAAAATACATTGGTCGGCGCCGGCATCCGCGACAAAATCAAAGTCGGCGTGAGCGGCAAGTTGGTGAGCGGTTTCGATATCGCCAAAATGATGAGCTTGGGTGCCGACTGGTGTAACAGCGCGCGCGGCTTCATGTTTGCGGTCGGCTGTATCCAATCGCGTTCCTGCCATACCAATAAATGCCCCACCGGCGTGGCCACGCAAGATCCGTCGCGTCAGAAAGCTTTGGACGTGCCGGACAAATCCCAACGCGTGAAAAACTTCCACGCCAACACTTTGAAAGCCCTCGCCGATATCGTCGGCAGCGCGGGGTTGGATCATCCGCAGCAGCTGAAACCTCACCACATCGTGCGCCGTCAACCCGACGGTTGGATCAAACTGTTGTCAGAGCATTATCAATTCATCCAATCCGGCTCGCTGTTGAGCGGAAACAGCGAACGGCCTATTTTGGAAAGAATGTGGAATTTGGCTGACCCGGACAGTTTCCAAGCAATGGGCATTGCCGACGAAATCATCAAGGGCGAAAATTAA
- a CDS encoding peptidylprolyl isomerase, whose protein sequence is MIKLHTNFGTISLELNHEAAPVTSANFEQYVKDGFYDGVIFHRVIKGFMIQGGGMDQDMNEKETRDPIQNEAQNGLANDKYTIAMARTQAPHSASAQFFINTKDNTFLNHTEPSLHGWGYAVFGKVVDGFDVVDAIEDVKTTRHGYHSDVPVDAVVITKAEIV, encoded by the coding sequence ATGATTAAACTGCACACCAATTTCGGCACCATCAGCTTGGAGCTTAATCACGAAGCTGCGCCGGTTACTTCTGCCAACTTCGAACAATATGTTAAAGACGGTTTTTACGACGGCGTTATTTTTCATCGTGTTATCAAAGGCTTCATGATTCAAGGCGGCGGTATGGATCAGGATATGAACGAAAAAGAAACCCGTGATCCTATCCAAAACGAAGCGCAAAACGGTTTGGCTAACGATAAATACACCATTGCCATGGCCCGCACCCAAGCGCCGCACAGCGCTTCTGCACAATTCTTCATCAACACCAAAGACAACACTTTCCTAAACCACACCGAACCAAGTCTGCACGGTTGGGGCTATGCCGTATTCGGTAAAGTTGTTGACGGTTTTGATGTAGTTGATGCCATCGAAGATGTAAAAACCACCCGCCACGGCTATCACTCAGATGTCCCCGTCGATGCTGTTGTGATTACCAAAGCGGAAATCGTGTAA
- the trmA gene encoding tRNA (uridine(54)-C5)-methyltransferase TrmA, with product MEQRMSSPAYRKQLDDKKAYIRNLFQGLTTPELEVFESPEEHYRMRAEFRIWHEGDEIFYAMFEPGKKAGGASLIRCDQFAPAYVAINALMPKLIAAVDGKPVLKNRWYAVEFLSTLSGEMLVSMIYHKKLDEEWQAAAEQLQTELDIVIIGRSRGQKLVLSRDFVTEKLAVGNQQFVYRQIEGSFTQPNARVCEKMLAWACDCAEGLGGDMLELYCGNGNFTLPLATRFDRVLATEVSKTSVNAALWNIEANSSNNVAIVRLSAEEFTEAYTGNREFRRLQEQGVVLADYRFSTIFVDPPRAGVDDETLKLVAQFDNVIYISCNPETLRSNLDMLAQTHEICRMALFDQFPFTHHIESGVLLKKR from the coding sequence ATGGAGCAACGCATGAGCAGCCCGGCTTACCGAAAGCAATTGGATGATAAAAAAGCCTATATCCGCAATCTGTTTCAAGGTTTGACCACGCCTGAATTGGAGGTGTTCGAGTCGCCGGAAGAGCATTACCGTATGCGCGCGGAATTCCGTATTTGGCATGAGGGCGATGAAATTTTTTATGCGATGTTCGAGCCTGGTAAAAAAGCGGGCGGGGCGTCGCTGATCCGCTGCGATCAATTTGCACCTGCTTACGTTGCGATTAATGCGTTGATGCCGAAACTGATTGCGGCGGTTGACGGCAAGCCTGTTTTGAAAAACCGCTGGTATGCTGTGGAATTTTTATCGACTTTGAGTGGTGAAATGCTGGTTAGTATGATCTACCACAAAAAGTTGGATGAAGAATGGCAGGCTGCTGCAGAGCAGTTGCAAACCGAATTGGATATCGTCATTATCGGGCGCAGCCGTGGGCAGAAGTTGGTATTAAGCCGTGATTTTGTGACGGAAAAGCTGGCTGTCGGTAATCAACAGTTTGTTTACCGCCAAATCGAAGGCAGTTTTACCCAACCGAATGCACGCGTATGCGAAAAAATGTTGGCATGGGCCTGCGATTGTGCCGAAGGTTTGGGCGGCGATATGTTGGAACTCTATTGCGGCAACGGAAATTTTACTCTGCCTTTAGCTACGCGTTTCGACCGTGTTTTGGCAACGGAGGTATCTAAAACTTCGGTCAATGCGGCATTATGGAATATTGAAGCAAACAGCAGCAACAATGTGGCTATTGTGCGTTTGTCGGCTGAAGAGTTTACCGAAGCTTATACCGGAAACCGTGAATTCCGCCGTTTGCAGGAACAGGGCGTGGTGTTGGCGGATTATCGCTTTTCCACCATTTTTGTCGATCCGCCGAGAGCGGGTGTGGATGATGAAACGCTGAAATTGGTAGCACAGTTTGATAATGTGATTTACATTTCCTGCAATCCGGAAACTTTGCGTTCTAACTTGGATATGTTGGCACAAACGCATGAAATCTGCCGTATGGCTTTATTTGACCAATTTCCGTTTACACACCATATCGAAAGCGGCGTGCTGCTGAAAAAGCGTTAA
- the dut gene encoding dUTP diphosphatase → MQIEVELKVLNSKMAGQLPAYATPGSAGLDLRACLDEAVTLQPGETFLIPTGLAVYLGNPAYAAVLLPRSGLGHKHGIVLGNLVGLIDSDYQGELKVSVWNRSQTAFTIEPMERIAQMVIVPVAQAAFKIVNEFAASERGEGGFGSTGKA, encoded by the coding sequence ATGCAAATCGAAGTCGAATTAAAAGTATTAAACAGCAAAATGGCCGGGCAGCTGCCTGCCTATGCTACCCCTGGCTCAGCAGGCTTGGATCTGCGCGCCTGCTTGGATGAGGCTGTAACGCTTCAACCCGGCGAAACTTTCTTAATTCCCACAGGCTTGGCTGTTTATTTAGGCAATCCCGCCTACGCCGCCGTATTGCTCCCCCGCTCCGGTCTGGGGCATAAGCACGGCATCGTATTGGGTAATCTGGTCGGCCTGATTGATTCGGATTATCAAGGCGAATTGAAAGTATCGGTTTGGAACCGCAGCCAAACTGCTTTTACCATCGAACCGATGGAGCGCATTGCCCAAATGGTTATCGTTCCCGTTGCTCAAGCCGCATTCAAAATCGTTAATGAATTTGCCGCCAGCGAACGCGGCGAAGGAGGCTTCGGCAGCACCGGAAAAGCCTGA
- a CDS encoding ABC transporter substrate-binding protein, whose amino-acid sequence MKFNFIPQIGMLACASALMFSPLAASAKPVEITDTAGRKVKLDLPAKRIVLGFYYQDYMAVGGKNALDNVVGFSKAVWSDWAPPSWAAFSKAVPKLKQLADVGEVEVGTFSVEKVLSLKPDLLILADWQYQGLGSDLDKIKKAGIPIVVIDYNAQSVAKHIKSTEIIGTITGQQAKAKKLAADYKAIADNIQARVKKANLPKPKVYVEFGNKGPAEHSFTFGKAMWGPMITLVGGNNISASAVDFYAPINPEKVLAAKPDVIVITGRETELNKNKDAFVLGWNIPKAEAERRLKGFEKRAGWASLPAVKNNRVYGAYHANSRTLSDGASLQFMAKAVYPQLFADLNPDKTYMDFYRNNLPVVPTGTFYLYPKAK is encoded by the coding sequence ATGAAATTTAATTTTATACCTCAAATCGGTATGCTGGCCTGTGCGTCGGCTTTGATGTTTTCTCCGTTGGCCGCCAGTGCAAAGCCTGTCGAAATCACCGATACGGCAGGGCGTAAGGTGAAGCTTGATTTGCCGGCCAAGCGCATCGTGCTGGGTTTTTATTATCAAGACTATATGGCTGTGGGCGGCAAGAATGCTTTGGATAATGTGGTGGGTTTTTCCAAGGCGGTGTGGTCTGATTGGGCGCCTCCGAGCTGGGCGGCATTCAGTAAGGCTGTGCCTAAGTTGAAACAGCTGGCCGATGTGGGCGAAGTGGAAGTGGGTACTTTTTCGGTGGAGAAAGTGCTGTCGCTGAAGCCGGATTTGCTGATTTTGGCCGACTGGCAATATCAAGGCTTGGGTTCGGATTTAGACAAAATCAAGAAGGCGGGCATTCCGATTGTGGTAATTGACTACAACGCCCAATCGGTTGCCAAGCATATCAAATCAACGGAAATCATCGGCACGATTACAGGGCAGCAGGCGAAAGCGAAAAAGCTGGCGGCCGACTATAAAGCTATTGCCGACAATATTCAGGCAAGAGTGAAAAAAGCCAATCTGCCCAAGCCGAAAGTGTATGTAGAGTTTGGCAACAAAGGCCCGGCCGAACACAGCTTTACGTTTGGCAAGGCTATGTGGGGGCCGATGATTACTTTGGTCGGGGGGAACAATATTTCTGCTTCGGCGGTGGATTTTTATGCGCCTATCAATCCTGAAAAGGTATTGGCGGCCAAGCCCGACGTCATTGTGATTACCGGACGGGAAACCGAACTGAACAAAAACAAAGATGCGTTTGTGTTGGGTTGGAATATTCCGAAAGCCGAAGCGGAACGCCGTTTGAAAGGTTTTGAAAAACGCGCGGGCTGGGCCAGCCTTCCGGCAGTCAAAAACAACCGGGTATACGGTGCTTACCATGCCAATTCGAGAACGCTTTCAGACGGCGCTTCCCTTCAGTTTATGGCCAAAGCGGTTTACCCGCAGCTTTTTGCCGATTTGAATCCGGACAAGACCTATATGGATTTCTACCGCAATAATCTGCCGGTAGTGCCGACCGGGACGTTTTATCTTTATCCCAAAGCAAAATAA